In Gossypium arboreum isolate Shixiya-1 chromosome 5, ASM2569848v2, whole genome shotgun sequence, a single genomic region encodes these proteins:
- the LOC108452434 gene encoding probable calcium-binding protein CML25, whose product MGLGWIFKRKKKQNSTSNTPTSTASPSTRSSSQTQLQELEQVFKKLDVNGDGKISLSELGSIMGSLAQKHQSKEELQKMMKEFNADYGDGFMNFDQFVELNTNGVESEEVLKDGFSVYDRNGNGWISAEELQEVLKSLGDECSMEECRKMISGVDNDGNGMIDFQEFKVMMVAAHSIQPLNGLNL is encoded by the coding sequence ATGGGTTTGGGTTGGATTTTCAAGAGAAAAAAGAAGCAAAATTCCACGTCGAATACCCCAACTTCAACGGCTTCTCCATCTACAAGAAGCTCAAGCCAAACCCAGCTGCAGGAACTGGAACAAGTCTTCAAGAAATTGGACGTCAACGGCGACGGGAAGATCTCATTATCGGAACTGGGTTCAATCATGGGTTCCCTCGCCCAAAAGCACCAGTCGAAAGAAGAACTCCAAAAGATGATGAAAGAATTCAACGCCGACTATGGTGATGGGTTCATGAATTTCGACCAATTTGTGGAGCTGAACACGAATGGGGTGGAGTCGGAGGAGGTTCTGAAGGACGGATTCTCGGTGTACGACAGAAACGGGAACGGGTGGATATCAGCGGAGGAACTTCAGGAGGTACTGAAAAGCCTGGGGGACGAGTGTTCGATGGAAGAATGTAGGAAGATGATAAGTGGAGTGGATAATGATGGAAATGGGATGATTGATTTTCAAGAGTTTAAGGTTATGATGGTGGCTGCCCACTCCATCCAGCCTTTGAATGGACTCAATCTCTAA